One region of Anaeromyxobacter paludicola genomic DNA includes:
- a CDS encoding DedA family protein, which yields MEDLLLRLSSLPPWQIALTSTWLLLQACVIPSLPEEVVVAGLGLLAGQGRISFPLAFAAVLCGLLPANAAAVAIGGKVGRRLAGRGPFARALASPAAQRALARIQRHGRVVIFATRFTPLVRGPVYLAAGAAGWRVRRFTPIDAAAACVQVPLLLWLGARVGRDAGSLAAAWQRLGLVAAALAAGTLGLQGLRCALRRRRPVTQMSRRRAPAVTTGA from the coding sequence GTGGAAGATCTCCTCCTGCGCCTGTCGAGCCTGCCCCCGTGGCAGATCGCCCTGACGTCCACCTGGCTGCTGCTGCAGGCGTGCGTCATCCCCTCGCTGCCCGAGGAGGTGGTCGTCGCCGGCCTGGGCCTGCTCGCCGGCCAGGGCCGCATCTCGTTCCCCCTCGCCTTCGCCGCGGTCCTGTGCGGGCTCCTCCCCGCCAACGCGGCGGCGGTCGCCATCGGCGGCAAGGTGGGGCGGCGGCTCGCCGGCCGGGGCCCGTTCGCGCGCGCCCTCGCCTCCCCGGCGGCGCAGCGCGCGCTGGCCCGGATCCAGCGGCACGGCCGCGTGGTGATCTTCGCGACCCGCTTCACCCCGCTCGTCCGCGGCCCCGTCTACCTGGCCGCCGGCGCCGCCGGATGGCGCGTCCGCCGCTTCACGCCCATCGACGCGGCCGCGGCCTGCGTCCAGGTCCCGCTCCTGCTCTGGCTCGGCGCGCGCGTGGGACGCGACGCCGGCTCGCTCGCGGCCGCCTGGCAGCGGCTCGGCCTCGTCGCCGCCGCGCTGGCCGCGGGGACGCTCGGGCTCCAGGGCCTCCGCTGCGCGCTGCGCCGGCGGAGGCCGGTCACACAGATGTCGCGGCGGCGAGCGCCCGCGGTCACGACCGGCGCGTAG
- a CDS encoding 2Fe-2S iron-sulfur cluster-binding protein has protein sequence MAEENKPAAPPPPAAAAPKPPPGPPAPPPPKHPGMVTLTIDGQEVVVKPGTNVIEAAKHVGVEIPYYCYHKRLSIAANCRMCLVEMSNAPLGKLMPACQVPVAEGVTVKTDTPRVKDQQRATLEFLLLNHPVDCAICDQAGECKLQDYYQKYDTQPSRLDIPKVQKEKRVALGPTVTLDQERCILCTRCVRFMREVAKKPQLGVAQRGNESFITAFPGQPLDSPYAGNVVDICPVGALTSSDFRFRGRVWFMSAARSVCTGCARGCNTFLDYLNGTVYRYRPRENDAVNQEWMCDQGRRSYKFMNAPRVLAAREGRGPAGREAPRAEAVKAAAAALRPLAGQPGLAALLSPLASLEDLLAAALVAREALGLAEVYVGGRPDGWQDDFLKRADENPNRKGLELAAAAFGLAVRPFSELLAAIEAGRVKAVWAAGAKVPVDDARAAAAFGRLELFVCQAVNASDLTAQATHLLPAAPPSEADGTFVNFEGRAQRFELAFWPRGEARPHWALCGELLAALGASRRWSDARAVFEDLSKRLPAGALGEFRWDSLPAVGKRRGLQPLAAGTVDGRLAGYRDRVPWDVSEDARRSLAKTR, from the coding sequence ATGGCCGAAGAGAACAAGCCCGCAGCGCCGCCGCCCCCCGCCGCCGCCGCGCCCAAGCCGCCCCCGGGCCCGCCCGCGCCGCCGCCGCCCAAGCACCCGGGCATGGTGACGCTCACCATCGACGGCCAGGAGGTGGTGGTGAAGCCGGGGACCAACGTCATCGAGGCCGCGAAGCACGTCGGCGTCGAGATCCCCTACTACTGCTACCACAAGCGGCTCTCCATCGCGGCCAACTGCCGCATGTGCCTCGTGGAGATGTCGAACGCGCCGCTCGGGAAGCTCATGCCGGCCTGCCAGGTGCCGGTGGCCGAGGGCGTCACCGTCAAGACCGACACGCCGCGCGTGAAGGACCAGCAGCGCGCCACGCTCGAGTTCCTGCTCCTCAACCACCCGGTCGACTGCGCCATCTGCGACCAGGCCGGCGAGTGCAAGCTGCAGGACTACTACCAGAAGTACGACACCCAGCCCTCCCGCCTCGACATCCCCAAGGTGCAGAAGGAGAAGCGGGTGGCGCTCGGGCCCACCGTCACGCTCGACCAGGAGCGCTGCATCCTCTGCACCCGCTGCGTCCGCTTCATGCGCGAGGTGGCGAAGAAGCCGCAGCTCGGCGTGGCCCAGCGCGGCAACGAGAGCTTCATCACCGCGTTCCCCGGCCAGCCGCTCGACTCGCCCTACGCCGGCAACGTGGTGGACATCTGCCCGGTGGGCGCGCTCACCAGCAGCGACTTCCGCTTCCGCGGCCGCGTCTGGTTCATGAGCGCGGCCCGGAGCGTCTGCACCGGCTGCGCGCGCGGCTGCAACACCTTCCTCGACTACCTGAACGGGACGGTCTACCGGTACCGCCCGCGCGAGAACGACGCCGTGAACCAGGAGTGGATGTGCGACCAGGGTCGCCGCTCCTACAAGTTCATGAACGCCCCGCGCGTCCTCGCGGCGCGCGAGGGGCGCGGGCCCGCGGGGCGCGAGGCGCCGCGCGCCGAGGCGGTGAAGGCCGCGGCCGCCGCGCTCCGGCCGCTCGCGGGCCAGCCCGGGCTCGCCGCGCTGCTCTCTCCGCTCGCCTCCCTCGAGGATCTCCTCGCGGCGGCGCTGGTGGCCAGGGAGGCGCTCGGCCTCGCCGAGGTGTACGTCGGCGGCCGGCCGGACGGCTGGCAGGACGACTTCCTGAAGCGCGCCGACGAGAACCCCAACCGCAAGGGGCTCGAGCTCGCCGCGGCCGCCTTCGGCCTCGCGGTGAGGCCGTTCTCCGAGCTCCTCGCCGCCATCGAGGCCGGGCGCGTGAAGGCGGTCTGGGCCGCCGGCGCGAAGGTCCCGGTGGACGACGCGCGCGCCGCCGCCGCCTTCGGAAGGCTCGAGCTCTTCGTGTGCCAGGCGGTGAACGCGTCGGACCTGACCGCCCAGGCCACCCACCTGCTCCCGGCGGCGCCGCCCTCGGAGGCGGACGGCACCTTCGTGAACTTCGAGGGGCGGGCGCAGCGGTTCGAGCTCGCCTTCTGGCCGCGCGGCGAGGCGCGCCCGCACTGGGCGCTCTGTGGCGAGCTGCTCGCCGCCCTCGGCGCCTCGCGGCGCTGGAGCGACGCCCGCGCCGTCTTCGAGGACCTCTCGAAGCGGCTGCCGGCAGGGGCGCTCGGCGAGTTCCGCTGGGACAGCCTGCCGGCGGTGGGCAAGCGGCGCGGGCTCCAGCCCCTCGCGGCCGGGACGGTGGACGGCCGGCTCGCGGGCTACCGCGACCGGGTGCCGTGGGACGTGAGCGAAGACGCGCGGCGGTCGCTGGCCAAGACGCGGTAG
- a CDS encoding NADH-quinone oxidoreductase subunit A, whose protein sequence is MTPLQVYFPLALVLIVSAILAFLLVGLTNVLGPRRPSAVKSGVFECGSDPVGDARGGFGVKFYVVALLFIVFDIEAVFVYPWAVLLKELGWVGFAEMALFAFTLVIGLVYVWKKGALDWE, encoded by the coding sequence ATGACACCTTTGCAGGTCTACTTTCCGCTGGCGCTGGTCCTAATCGTCTCCGCAATTCTGGCTTTTCTCCTGGTGGGGCTGACCAATGTCCTGGGCCCCCGCCGGCCGAGCGCCGTCAAATCCGGGGTGTTCGAGTGCGGCTCCGACCCGGTGGGTGACGCCCGGGGCGGGTTCGGCGTGAAGTTCTACGTCGTCGCCCTCCTCTTCATCGTCTTCGACATCGAGGCGGTCTTCGTCTACCCGTGGGCGGTGCTCTTGAAGGAGCTGGGCTGGGTCGGCTTCGCCGAGATGGCCCTGTTCGCCTTCACGCTGGTGATCGGGCTCGTGTACGTGTGGAAGAAGGGCGCCCTGGACTGGGAGTGA
- a CDS encoding NADH-quinone oxidoreductase subunit A, whose amino-acid sequence MAIAFAAGGLTIGRLVRPDIPGVDKSVTYECGERPIGKAWFNFNPRFYLIALVFVVFEVDIALTFPVVAVYKAWVGKSSLTAWIAFAELLLFTVILVVGLVWVWIHGDLEWVKKFEADERPSLRSPSGPDDGPRRAA is encoded by the coding sequence GTGGCAATCGCGTTCGCGGCTGGCGGCCTCACGATCGGCCGCCTGGTACGGCCCGACATCCCCGGCGTGGACAAGTCCGTCACCTACGAGTGCGGCGAGCGCCCGATCGGCAAGGCGTGGTTCAACTTCAACCCGCGTTTCTACCTCATCGCCCTCGTCTTCGTGGTCTTCGAGGTGGACATCGCGCTCACCTTCCCGGTGGTCGCCGTCTACAAGGCCTGGGTCGGCAAGAGCAGCCTGACCGCCTGGATCGCGTTCGCCGAGCTCCTGCTCTTCACCGTGATCCTGGTCGTCGGGCTGGTCTGGGTCTGGATCCACGGGGACCTCGAGTGGGTGAAGAAGTTCGAGGCGGACGAGCGCCCGTCGCTCCGCTCGCCGAGCGGCCCCGACGACGGGCCGCGCCGGGCCGCCTAG
- a CDS encoding NuoI/complex I 23 kDa subunit family protein, whose protein sequence is MPYHLPQDKPVSLRERLYLTEAIRGLRILTTHFVRNFFFSRETNPDILARSRKLSLNATLAYPEEKVPYPPGYRGLHRLVPREDGKPRCVACYMCATVCPAQCIYIEAGEVDGDPIEKYPTQFVIDELRCVVCGFCVEACPKDAIRMDTGEHAPPTYERSQQIWDLKRLLRGTPVSYQYDPWLRRGASAIPEEKLAEMRANARPFPSVATDEYAQTPGFSVRALAAEARARNEAKK, encoded by the coding sequence ATGCCCTACCACCTGCCACAGGACAAGCCGGTCTCGCTGCGGGAGCGGCTCTACCTCACCGAGGCCATCCGCGGCCTGCGGATCCTGACGACCCACTTCGTCCGGAACTTCTTCTTCAGCCGCGAGACCAACCCGGACATCCTGGCGCGCTCGCGCAAGCTCTCGCTCAACGCGACGCTCGCCTACCCGGAGGAGAAGGTCCCGTACCCGCCCGGCTACCGCGGGCTGCACCGGCTCGTGCCGCGCGAGGACGGCAAGCCGCGGTGCGTGGCCTGCTACATGTGCGCCACCGTCTGCCCGGCGCAGTGCATCTACATCGAGGCCGGCGAGGTGGACGGCGACCCCATCGAGAAGTACCCGACGCAATTCGTCATCGACGAGCTGCGCTGCGTGGTCTGCGGCTTCTGCGTGGAGGCCTGCCCCAAGGACGCCATCCGCATGGACACCGGGGAGCACGCGCCGCCGACCTACGAGCGCTCGCAGCAGATCTGGGACCTGAAGCGGCTCCTGCGCGGCACCCCGGTCTCGTACCAGTACGACCCCTGGCTGCGGCGCGGCGCCTCCGCCATCCCGGAGGAGAAGCTCGCCGAGATGCGCGCCAACGCGCGCCCGTTCCCGTCCGTCGCCACCGACGAGTACGCCCAGACCCCGGGCTTCTCGGTCCGGGCGCTCGCGGCCGAGGCCCGGGCGCGGAACGAGGCCAAGAAGTAG
- the speB gene encoding agmatinase — MSQQSALEYLRHGQTPFFRLPDARPEALPPGTGAALLGVPFDGGTTYQPGARFGPFHVRRVSALVQSWHPGHRLDVFRRLACVDAGNVVFPPFQPAAMREAVQAAVEVVARAAAVPVLVGGDHSIALPALRALARVHGPLAVIHLDAHLDTSGPETWGEPYHHGTPFRNALDEGLVAAGQLHHVGIRGACAPPEEGAAPHGTVHTADEVGDRGAAAVGAALLAAVGRRPVYLSLDVDALDPAFAPGTGTPVPGGLSSREALRLLRALAGVRLAGLDVVEVCPPLDHADLTSHAAAHLLFEGLALAALAPDRGREPAP, encoded by the coding sequence ATGTCTCAACAGTCGGCGCTTGAGTACCTGCGCCACGGGCAGACGCCCTTCTTCCGCCTGCCGGACGCGCGGCCGGAGGCGCTCCCCCCCGGCACCGGCGCGGCCCTCCTCGGCGTGCCGTTCGACGGCGGGACCACCTACCAGCCGGGGGCCCGCTTCGGCCCGTTCCACGTCCGCCGGGTCAGCGCGCTCGTCCAGTCCTGGCACCCCGGCCACCGGCTCGACGTCTTCCGGCGGCTCGCGTGCGTGGACGCAGGGAACGTGGTCTTCCCGCCCTTCCAGCCCGCCGCCATGCGGGAGGCGGTGCAGGCCGCGGTGGAGGTCGTCGCCCGCGCCGCCGCCGTCCCGGTGCTCGTGGGCGGCGACCACTCCATCGCGCTCCCGGCGCTCCGGGCGCTGGCGCGGGTCCACGGGCCGCTCGCCGTGATCCACCTCGACGCCCACCTCGACACGAGCGGGCCGGAGACCTGGGGGGAGCCGTACCACCACGGAACCCCGTTCCGGAACGCGCTCGACGAGGGGCTCGTCGCCGCGGGGCAGCTCCACCACGTCGGGATCCGGGGCGCCTGCGCGCCGCCGGAGGAGGGCGCGGCGCCGCACGGGACGGTCCACACCGCCGACGAGGTGGGGGACCGCGGCGCGGCGGCGGTCGGGGCGGCGCTCCTCGCCGCGGTCGGCCGCCGGCCCGTGTACCTCTCCCTGGACGTGGACGCGCTCGATCCGGCCTTCGCGCCGGGCACCGGGACCCCCGTGCCCGGGGGGCTCTCGTCCCGCGAGGCGCTGCGGCTCCTGCGCGCGCTGGCCGGCGTGCGGCTGGCCGGGCTCGACGTGGTCGAGGTCTGCCCGCCGCTCGACCACGCCGACCTCACGAGCCACGCCGCCGCGCACCTCCTGTTCGAGGGGCTGGCCCTGGCGGCGCTCGCCCCGGATCGCGGGCGGGAGCCGGCCCCCTGA
- a CDS encoding complex I subunit 1/NuoH family protein — protein sequence MTRFFGMLVVVAAILVGLFCASWVFYLVGGLGAKAAVALGGPPEYGVAVANLVTLMLVGLMIGAALLTIGERKWSAMMQDRIGPNRIKVFGMSLGGIPFLLADALKMLTKENTEPGQRSRFLFELAPAIAFMPAFALFAVVPVGPEANVLGYRVSLQVASLDAGLLYIFGIASLAVYGTALAGWASNNKLALLGGVRASSQMIGYEVSLGLSLVGAMMAYQSLRLEDMVVGQGQLLWNFLPALGVFLNPVGMLVFFASAFAETKRAPFDLPEGESEIVGYFVEYPGMKFGMMMLSEFIEIVVLAAVVSTIFLGGWHPILFEGWLKEHLAPVPFAALCAATLLLKTLVLCWIQLAVRWTLPRFRYDQIQQLCWKMLLPTALANVFITAACVLFDPTLHLLAAVGIVEIIALAILTFVGTGATAPAPEREAAHAAAHAHPGH from the coding sequence TTGACTCGATTCTTCGGAATGTTGGTGGTGGTGGCCGCGATCCTCGTCGGCCTCTTCTGCGCCTCCTGGGTCTTCTACCTGGTGGGCGGGCTCGGCGCGAAGGCGGCCGTGGCGCTGGGCGGCCCGCCCGAGTACGGCGTGGCGGTGGCGAACCTCGTCACGCTGATGCTGGTCGGCCTCATGATCGGCGCCGCGCTCCTCACCATCGGCGAGCGCAAGTGGTCGGCGATGATGCAGGACCGCATCGGCCCGAACCGCATCAAGGTGTTCGGGATGTCGCTCGGCGGCATCCCCTTCCTCCTCGCCGACGCGCTCAAGATGCTGACGAAGGAGAACACCGAGCCGGGGCAGCGCAGCCGCTTCCTCTTCGAGCTCGCGCCGGCCATCGCCTTCATGCCGGCCTTCGCGCTCTTCGCGGTGGTGCCGGTCGGGCCCGAGGCGAACGTCCTCGGCTACCGGGTGAGCCTGCAGGTGGCGAGCCTCGACGCCGGGCTCCTCTACATCTTCGGCATCGCCTCGCTGGCGGTGTACGGCACCGCGCTCGCCGGCTGGGCCTCCAACAACAAGCTGGCCCTCCTCGGCGGGGTCCGGGCCTCGAGCCAGATGATCGGCTACGAGGTCTCGCTCGGCCTCTCGCTGGTGGGCGCCATGATGGCCTACCAGTCGCTCCGGCTCGAGGACATGGTGGTCGGCCAGGGGCAGCTGCTCTGGAACTTCCTCCCGGCGCTCGGCGTCTTCCTGAACCCGGTGGGCATGCTGGTCTTCTTCGCGAGCGCCTTCGCCGAGACCAAGCGCGCGCCGTTCGACCTGCCCGAGGGCGAGAGCGAGATCGTCGGCTACTTCGTCGAGTACCCGGGCATGAAGTTCGGCATGATGATGCTCTCCGAGTTCATCGAGATCGTGGTGCTGGCGGCGGTGGTCTCGACCATCTTCCTCGGCGGGTGGCACCCCATCCTGTTCGAGGGCTGGCTCAAGGAGCACCTCGCGCCGGTGCCGTTCGCCGCCCTCTGCGCGGCCACGCTGCTCCTCAAGACCCTGGTGCTCTGCTGGATCCAGCTCGCCGTCCGCTGGACCCTGCCGCGCTTCCGCTACGACCAGATCCAGCAGCTCTGCTGGAAGATGCTCCTGCCGACCGCGCTCGCGAACGTGTTCATCACCGCGGCCTGCGTCCTCTTCGACCCCACGCTGCACCTGCTCGCGGCCGTCGGCATCGTCGAGATCATCGCCCTCGCCATCCTGACCTTCGTCGGGACCGGCGCCACCGCCCCCGCCCCCGAGCGCGAGGCGGCCCACGCCGCCGCCCACGCCCACCCGGGACACTGA
- a CDS encoding lysophospholipid acyltransferase family protein: MSARVAAFRSARRIAATAAAALRTHRALQALGGVAAAEDELPARAAALQQLCLRLLEIHGLELEVSGRLPRGPVLLASNHVSWLDPLVVASLVPCAPISKLDVAGWPGIGRLVGGLGVLFVRRGDPGSGARVLRGAARALSLGLPVLNFPEGTTTTGENVLPFRPGLFGLARRAGVPVVPIALRCEPAELSWTGDQTFLPHYLRLAGAERCRVTVRFGQELSPAAHPSADGLARAARREVTRWLGGSDVSTVGA; encoded by the coding sequence GTGAGCGCCCGGGTGGCGGCCTTCCGGAGCGCGAGGCGGATCGCGGCCACCGCGGCGGCGGCGCTCCGGACCCACCGCGCGCTCCAGGCGCTCGGAGGCGTGGCGGCCGCCGAGGACGAGCTGCCGGCGCGGGCGGCCGCGCTCCAGCAGCTCTGCCTCCGCTTGCTCGAGATCCACGGCCTCGAGCTCGAGGTGAGCGGCCGGCTCCCCCGCGGGCCGGTCCTCCTCGCCTCCAACCACGTGAGCTGGCTCGATCCGCTCGTGGTCGCGAGCCTGGTCCCGTGCGCCCCCATCTCGAAGCTCGACGTCGCGGGGTGGCCGGGGATCGGGCGCCTGGTCGGCGGGCTCGGCGTCCTGTTCGTCCGCCGCGGCGATCCCGGCAGCGGCGCGCGGGTCCTGCGCGGCGCCGCCCGCGCGCTCTCGCTGGGCCTGCCGGTCCTCAACTTCCCGGAGGGGACCACCACCACGGGCGAGAACGTGCTCCCCTTCCGCCCCGGGCTCTTCGGCCTGGCGCGCCGCGCGGGCGTGCCGGTGGTGCCGATCGCGCTGCGCTGCGAGCCGGCCGAGCTGTCCTGGACGGGCGACCAGACCTTCCTCCCCCATTACCTGCGCCTCGCCGGCGCGGAGCGCTGCCGGGTGACGGTCCGCTTCGGCCAGGAGCTCTCCCCGGCCGCCCACCCGAGCGCCGACGGGCTCGCCCGGGCGGCACGGCGCGAGGTCACCCGCTGGCTCGGAGGATCCGATGTCTCAACAGTCGGCGCTTGA
- a CDS encoding GNAT family N-acetyltransferase produces MAREIRPLSPDDFDELMRLEEQIFAADGEKVLGPYYVRLCCDFFPDSCFVAIEDGRVVGYVLCFLRGREAYCTTLAVVPELQGSRVAVQLVRTLASAIAHRVDSCWFTVKEENVAARALHAALGAREVEIRHGFYGPGDRRIMSRIDRAGFDRLRGRLERMRLVAPEPSPERAAAGAA; encoded by the coding sequence ATGGCCCGAGAAATCCGCCCGCTTTCCCCCGACGACTTCGACGAGCTGATGCGGCTCGAGGAGCAGATCTTCGCCGCCGACGGCGAGAAGGTCCTCGGCCCCTACTACGTCCGGCTCTGCTGCGACTTCTTCCCCGACAGCTGCTTCGTCGCGATCGAGGACGGGCGCGTGGTGGGCTACGTCCTCTGCTTCCTCCGCGGGCGGGAGGCGTACTGCACCACCCTCGCGGTGGTGCCGGAGCTCCAGGGCTCGCGCGTCGCCGTCCAGCTCGTGCGCACGCTGGCGTCGGCCATCGCGCACCGCGTGGACTCCTGCTGGTTCACCGTGAAGGAGGAGAACGTCGCCGCCCGCGCGCTCCACGCCGCGCTCGGGGCCCGCGAGGTGGAGATCCGCCACGGGTTCTACGGCCCCGGCGATCGCCGCATCATGTCGCGCATCGACCGGGCCGGCTTCGATCGGCTGCGCGGTCGGCTCGAGCGCATGCGGCTGGTGGCCCCGGAGCCGTCACCGGAGCGCGCGGCCGCGGGGGCCGCGTGA
- a CDS encoding NADH-quinone oxidoreductase subunit C, producing the protein MSKAVTAALKEKFPDAVEDVYEGVGGDDCAFVRKEAVAEVCRFLRDDPAMAFNMAPYVTAVDYLGQTPRFEVVYNLVSTTLNHRVRLRVKVPEADLAVPTVTHLWRGADWFERYCFDMYGIRFTGHPDMRRLLMYDEFVGHPLRKDYPLKGRQPLTKEREFQDLYRGPGPAGRD; encoded by the coding sequence ATGTCCAAGGCCGTCACCGCGGCGCTGAAGGAGAAGTTCCCGGACGCGGTAGAGGACGTTTACGAGGGCGTGGGCGGCGACGACTGCGCCTTCGTCAGGAAGGAGGCCGTGGCCGAGGTCTGCCGGTTCCTGCGGGACGACCCGGCGATGGCCTTCAACATGGCGCCGTACGTCACCGCGGTGGACTACCTCGGCCAGACCCCGCGGTTCGAGGTGGTCTACAACCTCGTCTCCACCACGCTCAACCACCGCGTCCGGCTCCGCGTGAAGGTCCCGGAGGCCGACCTCGCGGTGCCCACCGTCACGCACCTCTGGCGCGGCGCCGACTGGTTCGAGCGCTACTGCTTCGACATGTACGGGATCCGCTTCACCGGCCACCCCGACATGCGGCGCCTGCTCATGTACGACGAGTTCGTGGGCCACCCGCTCCGCAAGGACTACCCGCTCAAGGGACGCCAGCCGCTCACGAAGGAGCGGGAGTTCCAGGACCTCTACCGCGGCCCCGGCCCGGCCGGCCGCGACTAG
- the nuoD gene encoding NADH dehydrogenase (quinone) subunit D: protein MDAPLHAKRMIVNMGPSHPAMHGVTRAVVALEGETIAEMKLDIGFLHRGFEKSCENATWTQCFPYTDRLNYISAIMNNTGFALGVEKLCRLDVPDRAKYLRVIGSEIHRICDHLTLVSAMGLELGAMTVFLYGIEARDLLWDRLTELCGARLTSNYCRVGGVARDVPEGWIEKTTASLDRVNELAGEIGGLLTRNRIFLDRTRGTGRVSRQDAIDLGFTGPCLRAAGEPYDIRKAAPYLVYDRLDFDIPVGEHGDNFDRYLVRMEEMRQSDRIVRQCFAQMEPGDIAVKDFHYVLPPKPQVYGTIEGLMAHFKLVMEGIQVPAGEAYSYTEAANGELGFYIVSDGGGRPYKLGLRAPGWPMLAALPYMVRGSLLADLIPTFDSINMIGGEVEQ from the coding sequence ATGGACGCCCCGCTCCACGCGAAGCGGATGATCGTCAACATGGGCCCGTCGCACCCGGCCATGCACGGCGTCACCCGCGCGGTGGTGGCGCTCGAGGGCGAGACCATCGCGGAGATGAAGCTCGACATCGGCTTCCTGCACCGCGGGTTCGAGAAGAGCTGCGAGAACGCCACCTGGACGCAGTGCTTCCCGTACACCGACCGCCTCAACTACATCTCGGCGATCATGAACAACACCGGGTTCGCGCTCGGGGTGGAGAAGCTCTGCCGCCTCGACGTCCCGGACCGCGCCAAGTACCTGCGGGTCATCGGCTCCGAGATCCACCGCATCTGCGACCACCTCACCCTCGTCTCCGCCATGGGGCTCGAGCTCGGCGCGATGACGGTGTTCCTCTACGGCATCGAGGCGCGCGACCTGCTCTGGGACCGGCTCACCGAGCTCTGCGGCGCCCGGCTCACCTCGAACTACTGCCGCGTCGGCGGGGTGGCGCGCGACGTGCCGGAGGGCTGGATCGAGAAGACGACGGCCTCGCTCGACCGCGTGAACGAGCTCGCCGGCGAGATCGGCGGCCTCCTCACCCGCAACCGCATCTTCCTCGACCGCACCCGCGGCACCGGCCGCGTCTCGCGCCAGGACGCCATCGACCTCGGCTTCACCGGCCCCTGCCTGCGCGCCGCCGGCGAGCCCTACGACATCCGCAAGGCCGCCCCCTACCTCGTCTACGACCGGCTCGACTTCGACATCCCGGTGGGCGAGCACGGCGACAACTTCGACCGCTACCTCGTCCGCATGGAGGAGATGCGGCAGTCGGACCGGATCGTGCGCCAGTGCTTCGCGCAGATGGAGCCGGGCGACATCGCGGTGAAGGACTTCCACTACGTCCTCCCGCCGAAGCCCCAGGTCTACGGGACCATCGAGGGGCTCATGGCCCACTTCAAGCTCGTCATGGAGGGCATCCAGGTGCCCGCCGGCGAGGCCTACAGCTACACCGAGGCGGCCAACGGCGAGCTCGGCTTCTACATCGTCTCCGACGGCGGGGGCCGGCCCTACAAGCTCGGCCTGCGCGCGCCGGGGTGGCCGATGCTGGCGGCGCTCCCGTACATGGTGAGGGGCTCGCTCCTCGCCGATCTCATCCCGACCTTCGACAGCATCAACATGATCGGCGGCGAGGTGGAGCAGTAG
- a CDS encoding NADH-quinone oxidoreductase subunit B, producing MAETDTLPAIATRREEATGFFQKLVSKGLGWARKNSLYQYPFVTACCGIEYMSLASARYDIARFGAEVPRFSPRQADLLLVVGTINCKQAPILQRIYEQMADPKWVIAYGVCASSGGFYDNYATVQGIDRLIPVDVYVPGCPPRPEQVLDGLMLLQKKIQDQEHKLIDRASPKLASGR from the coding sequence ATGGCCGAAACCGACACGCTGCCCGCGATCGCGACCCGCCGGGAGGAGGCCACCGGCTTCTTCCAGAAGCTGGTCTCGAAGGGGCTGGGCTGGGCCCGCAAGAACTCGCTGTACCAGTACCCGTTCGTCACCGCCTGCTGCGGCATCGAGTACATGAGCCTCGCGAGCGCGCGCTACGACATCGCCCGCTTCGGCGCCGAGGTGCCGCGCTTCTCGCCGCGCCAGGCCGACCTGCTCCTCGTCGTGGGCACCATCAACTGCAAGCAGGCGCCGATCCTCCAGCGCATCTACGAGCAGATGGCCGACCCGAAGTGGGTCATCGCCTACGGCGTCTGCGCCTCGTCGGGCGGCTTCTACGACAACTACGCCACGGTGCAGGGCATCGACCGGCTCATCCCGGTGGACGTCTACGTGCCGGGCTGCCCGCCCCGGCCGGAGCAGGTGCTCGACGGCCTGATGCTCCTCCAGAAGAAGATCCAGGACCAGGAACACAAGCTCATCGACCGCGCCTCGCCGAAGCTCGCGAGCGGCCGCTAG